A DNA window from Chiroxiphia lanceolata isolate bChiLan1 chromosome 6, bChiLan1.pri, whole genome shotgun sequence contains the following coding sequences:
- the LOC116787811 gene encoding serum amyloid A protein-like has protein sequence MILCLKWGSSGEFLAMGVSFIVSSFEGFELLINTLFESESTRDHLHLLWLCLSAVLCLRLGQVTMRLCVWLLLLSVVLCVSADRSGLRRAGKFVWDAVGGTRDMYRAYRDMREANYKGADKYFHARGNYDAARRGPGGAWAARVISDAREGWQSRVSGRGAEDTRADQEANRWGRRGGNPNRYRPKGLPSKY, from the exons ATGATTCTGTGTTTAAAGTGGGGGAGTAGTGGGGAATTCCTAGCCATGGGTGTATCCTTTATAGTTTCCTCTTTTGAAGGATTTGAATTGCTTATAAATACCCTTTTTGAGTCTGAGAGCACACGAGACCATCTCCACCTCCTTTGGCTTTGCCTTTCTGCAGTG CTCTGTCTCAGACTTGGGCAAGTAACCATGAGGCTCTGTGTCTGGCTCTTGTTGCTCTCCGTTGTTCTGTGTGTAAGTGCTGACAGATCTGGACTGCGCAGAGCTGGAAAATTTGTCTGGGATGCAGTGGGAG gaaCAAGGGATATGTACAGAGCGTACCGGGACATGCGTGAGGCAAATTATAAAGGTGCTGACAAATACTTCCATGCTCGTGGGAATTACGATGCTGCCCGGAGAGGACCTGGTGGTGCCTGGGCAGCAAGAGTGATCAG TGACGCCCGGGAGGGATGGCAAAGCAGAGTGAGCGGCAGAGGCGCCGAGGACACCCGGGCGGACCAGGAGGCGAACAGGtgggggcggcgcggcgggaACCCGAACCGCTACCGCCCCAAGGGGCTGCCCAGCAAGTACTAG